The Terriglobales bacterium genome contains the following window.
CAAGCAGTTGGATCGCGGCGACGTGATCCTGCGCGTGCATCCCGAGGTGGCGAAGGGGCTGAAGGCCAACAACGCCCGCTGGCTGACCGACCTGGAGGACCTGACCGGCCGCACCGTCATCGTCAAGGCCGATCCCACCCTCCACCAGGAGCAGTTCGACTTTCACTAGAGCTCCAGCTCTTAGCTGTTAGCTCTTAGCCTTTAGCTCCCGGCCGCGGCCCCCGTCGCGGCCGATTGTTTGCCGGAGGAGGCGCACCCCAGCCGACACTGTGCGCCGCGCTCGCGCGTCATTTATCCTGAGAAGACCGCAGGGGCGGGGCATGCCCATCGCCGACGACGTCAAGCTGGGGAAGAATGTCCAGATCCACCACCGCGATCTGGTGAATCTCTACGGCTGCACCGTGGGCGACGACACCCGCATCGGCGCCTTCGTCGAGATCCAGAAGAACGCGGTGGTGGGCCGCCGTTGTAAGATATCGTCGCATTCGTTCCTCTGCGAGGGGGTCACCCTGGAGGACGAAGTTTTCGTCGGCCACGGCGTGATGTTCGTCAACGACCGTTACCCGCGCGCCACCGCCGGCGGAAAGCTGCAGAGCGAGGCCGACTGGCAGGTGGTCCCCGTCCGGGTGAAGCAGGGAGCGTCGATCGGCTCGGGCGCCGTCATCCTGTGCGGCGTCACCATCGGCCGTGAGGCCGTCATCGGGGCGGGCGCGGTGGTGACCCAGGACGTGCCCGACCACGCCATCGTGGCGGGCGTGCCCGCCCGCGTGATAGGAGACATCCGCAAACGAGGCAAGCACAGCAAATGACCACCGTCGGCCTGTGGCTGGTGATCC
Protein-coding sequences here:
- a CDS encoding acyltransferase, which codes for MPIADDVKLGKNVQIHHRDLVNLYGCTVGDDTRIGAFVEIQKNAVVGRRCKISSHSFLCEGVTLEDEVFVGHGVMFVNDRYPRATAGGKLQSEADWQVVPVRVKQGASIGSGAVILCGVTIGREAVIGAGAVVTQDVPDHAIVAGVPARVIGDIRKRGKHSK